The Lycium ferocissimum isolate CSIRO_LF1 chromosome 10, AGI_CSIRO_Lferr_CH_V1, whole genome shotgun sequence genome window below encodes:
- the LOC132033179 gene encoding pentatricopeptide repeat-containing protein At1g19720, protein MESVILPCKSIFPTISELPQNYHPKPKIPLNYEPRLTDTQLNYLCTNGRLSEAITALESISQYGYKVKPETFSRLIESCINEKSLHFGRKLHRKMRFLLEKVDPFIETKLLGMYSKCGSLQEAFQLFDQMRERDLFAWSAMIGACSRNSRWGEVVELFYMMMSDGVVPDSFLFPKILQACANCGDFKTGNLIHSIAIRCGMSSVIRVNNSLLAVYAKCGLLSCAKRLFESMETRDTVSWNSIIMAYCHKGDIVEAQRLLNLMRLEGVGPGLITWNILIASYNQLDRCDEALEVMKEMEGNGITPDVFTWTCLISGLAQHNRNSQALELFREMIANGVTPSEVTLTSTVSACASLKDLRKGRELHSLVVKLGFDGEVIVGNALVDLYSKCGKLEAARLVFDVIPEKDVYSWNSMIGGYCQAGYCGKAYDLFRRMHEFEVSPNVITWNVLITGHMQNGDEDQALDLFWRMEKDGSIERDAASWNALIAGYLQNGQKDKALGIFRKMQSFGFKPNAVTILSILPACANLIAAKKVKEIHRCVLRFNLENDLSVANSLIDTYSKSGGIKYSKAIFDGMSTKDIISWNTLISGYVLHGCSSEAIKLFHQMKEVGFKPNRGTFSSVISSYGLAKMVEEGKRMFSSISEEYRIVPGLEHCVAMVNLYGRSGKLEEAIDFIDNMTMEHDISLWGALLTASRVHGNLNLAIHAGEQLLKLDPGNVVINQLLLQLNVPHGISEESVTVTRPRKRNHHEESLGWSWTEINNVVHAFASGQQSNSEVPDSWTKRKEVKMEGSRSCKRLCITEEENEDITRVHSEKFALSFALLNNPQSSRVIRIVKNLRMCEDCHRTAKFVSQNYEREIYIHDSKCLHHFKDGYCSCGNYW, encoded by the coding sequence ATGGAGAGTGTAATTCTTCCCTGCAAATCAATTTTCCCAACAATTTCAGAATTACCCCAAAACTATCACCCAAAaccaaaaatacccctcaatTATGAACCAAGATTAACAGATACCCAATTGAACTATCTCTGCACAAATGGGCGCTTAAGTGAAGCTATAACAGCTCTTGAATCCATTTCACAATATGGGTACAAGGTAAAACCCGAAACTTTTTCAAGACTTATAGAATCTTGCATAAATGAAAAATCACTGCATTTTGGGCGTAAACTTCATAGAAAGATGAGATTTTTACTGGAAAAAGTTGACCCTTTTATTGAAACTAAGTTATTAGGGATGTATTCCAAATGTGGTTCTTTACAAGAAGCGTTTCAACTGTTTGATCAAATGCGTGAAAGAGATTTATTTGCTTGGTCTGCTATGATTGGTGCTTGTTCAAGAAATAGTAGGTGGGGTGAAGTTGTGGAATTAttttatatgatgatgagtgATGGTGTTGTACCTGATAGTTTTTTGTTTCCCAAGATTTTACAAGCTTGTGCAAATTGTGGGGATTTCAAGACTGGTAATTTGATTCATTCTATAGCGATTCGATGTGGAATGAGTTCTGTGATTCGTGTGAATAATTCGCTTTTAGCTGTTTATGCGAAATGTGGGTTGTTAAGTTGTGCAAAGAGGCTTTTTGAGAGTATGGAGACGAGGGATACGGTGTCTTGGAATTCGATTATAATGGCGTATTGTCACAAGGGTGATATTGTTGAGGCACAGAGGTTATTGAATTTGATGCGTCTTGAAGGCGTGGGACCAGGTTTGATTACGTGGAATATATTGATAGCGAGTTATAATCAGTTAGACAGGTGTGATGAGGCGCTTGAGGTTATGAAGGAGATGGAAGGTAATGGGATAACACCTGATGTTTTTACTTGGACTTGTTTGATTTCGGGTTTGGCTCAACATAACAGGAACAGTCAGGCATTAGAATTGTTCCGGGAGATGATTGCGAATGGAGTTACACCAAGTGAAGTAACACTTACAAGCACGGTTTCAGCTTGTGCGTCTCTTAAGGACCTGAGGAAGGGAAGGGAGCTTCACTCTTTGGTTGTTAAGTTGGGATTTGATGGAGAAGTAATTGTAGGGAATGCTTTGGTTGACTTATATTCCAAGTGTGGTAAACTCGAAGCTGCTCGGTTGGTCTTTGATGTGATCCCAGAGAAAGATGTATACAGTTGGAATTCCATGATTGGAGGATATTGCCAAGCTGGGTACTGTGGAAAAGCCTATGATCTTTTTCGGAGGATGCATGAGTTTGAGGTATCACCTAATGTAATCACGTGGAATGTGCTGATTACAGGACACATGCAAAATGGTGATGAGGATCAAGCGTTGGATCTTTTCTGGAGGATGGAGAAGGACGGGAGCATTGAGCGGGACGCTGCCTCATGGAACGCTCTCATTGCTGGCTATTTGCAAAATGGGCAGAAAGATAAAGCATTGGGTATATTTCGCAAAATGCAGTCATTTGGTTTTAAGCCGAACGCAGTTACCATTTTGTCCATCCTACCAGCTTGTGCAAACCTAATTGCTGCAAAGAAGGTGAAAGAGATCCATCGTTGTGTTTTGCGTTTCAATCTGGAAAATGACCTCTCCGTTGCTAATTCTCTTATAGACACATACTCCAAGTCGGGGGGCATAAAATACTCGAAAGCAATATTTGATGGGATGTCAACCAAAGATATCATTTCTTGGAACACACTGATTTCTGGTTATGTTTTACATGGCTGTTCCAGCGAGGCAATAAAGCTATTTCATCAAATGAAAGAGGTAGGGTTTAAACCAAATAGGGGTACTTTCTCCAGTGTGATTTCGTCTTATGGTCTAGCGAAAATGGTTGAAGAGGGGAAGCGTATGTTCTCTAGCATATCCGAGGAGTATCGGATTGTACCAGGTCTAGAGCATTGTGTGGCTATGGTTAATTTATATGGCCGGTCAGGTAAACTTGAAGAAGCAATTGATTTTATAGACAATATGACCATGGAGCATGATATTTCTTTATGGGGTGCATTGCTGACTGCTTCTCGCGTGCATGGTAATTTGAATTTAGCTATCCATGCTGGAGAACAATTGCTCAAACTGGATCCTGGAAATGTAGTGATTAATCAGTTACTTCTACAGTTGAATGTACCACATGGGATTTCTGAAGAATCAGTAACTGTGACGCGACCTAGAAAAAGAAATCACCATGAAGAATCTCTTGGTTGGAGCTGGACTGAGATAAATAATGTGGTCCATGCTTTTGCTTCAGGTCAGCAAAGTAATTCTGAGGTTCCAGATTCATGgacaaaaagaaaggaagtaaaAATGGAGGGATCCAGGTCTTGCAAAAGGCTTTGCATCACAGAAGAGGAGAACGAAGATATTACTAGAGTTCATAGTGAGAAATTTGCACTTTCTTTTGCCCTCCTTAACAATCCTCAATCATCCCGAGTGATACGAATTGTTAAGAACCTCAGAATGTGTGAAGATTGCCATAGGACTGCCAAATTTGTTTCTCAGAATTATGAAcgtgaaatatatatacatgactcgAAGTGCTTGCATCACTTTAAAGACGGTTATTGTTCCTGTGGCAATTATTGGTAG
- the LOC132033176 gene encoding beta-galactosidase 5: protein MGTSSVSKFLKVYTFSLLMVAQLISCIVTYDKKAIIINGKRRILLSGSIHYPRSTPEMWEDLINKAKDANLDVIETYVFWNAHEPSPGNYNFEGRYDLVRFIKIVQKAGLYAHLRIGPYVCAEWNFGGFPVWLKYVPGISFRTDNVPFKAATQLFTQKIVEMMKSENLFESQGGPIILSQIENEYQPVKEALGKAGEAYVQWAAKMAVGLDTGVPWVMCKEDDAPDPIINTCNGFYCDDFSPNKPYKPTIWTEAWSGWFTEFGGTTPMRPVQDLAFAVARFIQKGGSFVNYYMFHGGTNFGRTAGGPFITTSYDYDAPIDEYGLIREPKYSHLKEFHRVIKLCERALLSSDPTVTSLGSSQEAHVFSSGKRNCAAFLSNYDSNSAARVVFKKKHFNLPPWSISILPDCKHVAFNTAKVGTRTTQVQMTPTVSQLHSWGAYSEDVFSLDQDSSTFTAEGLLEQINITRDNSDYLWYMTSVDISPSESFLRGGQKPTLSFHSSGHAAHVFVNGKFSGSSYGTRRDTRFTFTGPVDLQAGANRIELLSIAVGLPNIGMHYEEWNTGILGPVVLQGINQGHKDLSLQKWTYRAGLKGEAMNLISQHGASSVDWIGGALATQGQQPLKWYKAYFDAPEGNDPVALDMRSMGKGQVWINGQNIGRYWTATANGNCDSFHYAGTYRQTKCQLGCGQPTQKWYHVPRSWLKPTQNLLVLFEEIGGDVSKILLVKRTTS from the exons ATGGGGACAAGCTCAGTTTCCAAGTTCCTCAAAGTTTATACATTTTCTTTGCTAATGGTAGCTCAGTTGATTTCTTGCATAGTCACCTATGATAAGAAGGCCATTATCATTAATGGAAAAAGAAGAATTCTTCTCTCTGGCTCCATACATTATCCCAGAAGTACTCCTGAG ATGTGGGAAGATCTCATAAACAAGGCTAAAGATGCAAACTTGGATGTCATTGAAACTTATGTTTTCTGGAATGCTCATGAACCTTCCCCAGGCAAT TATAATTTTGAGGGGAGATATGATCTTGTAAGGTttataaaaatagtgcaaaaaGCTGGGCTTTATGCACATTTGCGCATTGGACCTTATGTTTGTGCTGAGTGGAATTTTGG AGGATTTCCTGTATGGTTGAAATATGTTCCTGGTATCAGCTTCAGAACAGATAATGTGCCTTTCAAG GCCGCAACGCAATTATTCACCCAGAAAATAGTTGAGATGATGAAGAGTGAAAACCTGTTTGAATCCCAAGGAGGTCCCATTATACTCTCTCAG ATTGAAAATGAATATCAACCAGTAAAGGAGGCACTTGGAAAGGCTGGCGAAGCATATGTCCAATGGGCTGCAAAAATGGCTGTTGGATTGGATACTGGAGTTCCCTGGGTTATGTGCAAAGAGGATGATGCCCCCGATCCTATC ATAAATACATGCAATGGTTTTTACTGTGATGATTTTTCTCCAAACAAACCTTACAAGCCAACTATCTGGACTGAGGCTTGGAGTGGCTG GTTCACAGAATTTGGTGGCACGACACCTATGAGGCCAGTTCAAGATTTGGCATTTGCAGTTGCTCGTTTCATACAAAAAGGTGGCTCGTTTGTTAACTATTACATG TTCCATGGGGGAACCAACTTTGGGCGCACAGCTGGAGGACCTTTCATAACAacaagttatgattatgatgctCCAATTGACGAATATG GTCTGATCAGGGAACCTAAATATAGCCATCTAAAGGAGTTCCACAGGGTAATTAAACTATGTGAGCGAGCTTTATTATCTTCAGATCCCACAGTTACTTCACTAGGAAGCTCTCAAGAG GCTCATGTATTCTCGTCTGGCAAAAGAAACTGTGCAGCGTTTCTCTCAAATTACGACAGTAACTCTGCTGCTAGAGTAGTTTTTAAAAAGAAGCACTTTAATCTACCTCCTTGGTCCATAAGTATTCTTCCAGACTGCAAACATGTTGCCTTCAATACTGCAAAG GTTGGGACTCGAACTACACAAGTGCAAATGACACCAACTGTCTCTCAGCTTCACTCTTGGGGGGCTTATAGTGAAGATGTATTTTCTCTAGATCAGGACAGTTCAACATTTACAGCTGAAGGACTTTTGGAGCAGATAAATATCACCAGAGATAACAGTGATTACTTGTGGTACATGACAAG TGTTGATATTAGTCCTTCAGAATCATTTCTACGAGGAGGACAGAAACCAACCCTCAGCTTCCACTCAAGTGGGCATGCAGCTCATGTTTTTGTTAATGGGAAATTTTCAG GATCTTCTTATGGTACTCGGAGGGATACAAGGTTCACTTTCACAGGACCAGTTGACCTGCAGGCTGGAGCTAATAGGATTGAGCTACTGAGCATTGCTGTTGGCCTGCCG AATATTGGAATGCATTATGAGGAATGGAATACAGGAATACTCGGGCCAGTTGTTCTTCAAGGTATCAACCAGGGCCATAAAGATTTATCATTGCAGAAATGGACATACAGA GCTGGATTAAAAGGAGAAGCAATGAACTTGATCTCTCAACACGGAGCGTCTTCAGTTGATTGGATTGGTGGTGCACTAGCTACCCAAGGACAACAACCTCTTAAATGGTACAAG GCTTATTTTGATGCACCAGAAGGAAATGACCCTGTGGCACTAGACATGAGAAGCATGGGTAAGGGACAAGTATGGATCAATGGACAAAACATCGGTCGATATTGGACAGCAACTGCTAATGGCAATTGCGATTCTTTCCACTATGCTGGAACATATAGACAAACAAAATGTCAACTTGGTTGTGGTCAGCCAACTCAGAAATG GTACCATGTCCCAAGATCTTGGTTGAAACCAACACAAAATTTGCTCGTGTTGTTCGAGGAAATAGGTGGTGATGTATCAAAGATTTTGTTAGTGAAAAGGACAACTTCATGA